One window of Anaerolineales bacterium genomic DNA carries:
- a CDS encoding cupin domain-containing protein, whose translation MSTAPKSQVLNLAEMVNFQEGSVVSRQVTKAEAGNVTLFAFDKDQGLSEHTAPFDALVHIIEGEAEVTISGTPYQLKTGDAIIMPANEPHALKAIQKFKMLLTMIRA comes from the coding sequence ATGTCCACAGCCCCCAAATCACAAGTTTTGAATCTCGCCGAAATGGTCAACTTCCAGGAAGGCTCCGTCGTCAGCCGCCAGGTCACCAAAGCGGAGGCTGGCAACGTCACCTTGTTCGCCTTCGATAAAGACCAGGGCTTGAGCGAACACACCGCCCCCTTCGACGCGCTTGTCCACATCATCGAAGGCGAAGCCGAAGTGACCATCTCCGGCACTCCGTATCAATTGAAAACAGGCGACGCAATCATCATGCCCGCAAACGAACCGCACGCGCTCAAAGCCATTCAAAAATTCAAGATGCTGTTGACGATGATACGGGCATAA
- a CDS encoding MFS transporter, whose amino-acid sequence MKPTLDIPLLFTTRIIRMFCYGFLSVVLVLYLSEAGLTEQQAGLLFTFTLAGDAFISLYLTTHADGFGRKKTLIIGALLMLGAGIVFLLTNNLIVLMLAAIIGVISPSGNEIGPFLSVEQAGLTQLIPNKMRTKVFAWYNLAGSFSTAIGALTGGWLARFLQISGWSAFDSYRYILTGYAIGGFLIAVMFLQVSPAIEVRTEANDTKKVLGLHKSRSVVFKLSSFFALDAFAGGLIVQSMIAYWFHVKFGADTGILGSIFFGANILAGISSLLAVKIAEKIGLINTMVFTHIPSNVLLILVPLMPTLPLAIGLLLLRFSISQMDVPTRQSYTMAVVDPDERSAASGVTAIARSVGASLSPVLTGVFFGIPALLSMPFFLSGGLKIVYDLLLWREFRMVKPPEEN is encoded by the coding sequence ATGAAGCCCACACTCGACATTCCCCTTCTTTTTACCACGCGCATCATCCGCATGTTCTGTTACGGATTTTTATCCGTCGTCCTTGTGCTGTATCTCTCTGAAGCCGGGCTGACCGAACAACAGGCGGGCTTGCTCTTCACCTTCACCCTTGCCGGCGATGCGTTCATTTCGCTCTACCTCACCACCCACGCCGATGGTTTTGGACGGAAAAAGACCCTCATCATCGGCGCTTTGCTCATGCTGGGTGCGGGCATCGTCTTCTTGCTGACGAACAATCTCATCGTTCTCATGCTTGCCGCCATCATCGGAGTAATCAGCCCGAGCGGAAATGAGATCGGTCCCTTCCTTTCGGTGGAGCAGGCCGGACTTACCCAGCTCATTCCGAACAAAATGCGCACGAAGGTTTTTGCCTGGTATAACCTCGCCGGTTCGTTCTCCACTGCCATCGGCGCATTGACAGGAGGCTGGCTGGCTCGATTTCTGCAAATCAGCGGCTGGTCGGCGTTCGACTCTTATCGTTACATCCTGACCGGATACGCGATAGGCGGTTTCCTGATCGCGGTCATGTTTCTACAGGTTTCCCCCGCCATCGAAGTTCGTACCGAAGCAAACGATACGAAAAAAGTTCTGGGCTTGCACAAATCGCGGAGCGTCGTATTCAAACTCTCGTCATTCTTCGCGCTCGATGCCTTCGCAGGCGGGCTGATCGTGCAAAGCATGATCGCCTACTGGTTTCATGTCAAGTTCGGCGCGGACACGGGCATCCTCGGCAGTATTTTCTTCGGCGCGAACATTCTGGCGGGCATTTCATCCCTGCTCGCCGTCAAGATAGCAGAAAAAATCGGGCTGATCAACACGATGGTCTTTACCCACATCCCATCCAACGTCCTCTTGATTCTCGTTCCGCTCATGCCGACTTTACCCCTCGCCATCGGACTTCTGCTCCTGCGCTTTAGCATCTCTCAAATGGATGTGCCCACGCGTCAATCCTACACGATGGCTGTTGTGGACCCCGACGAACGATCCGCCGCCTCAGGTGTGACCGCCATTGCCCGTTCGGTCGGCGCGTCTTTATCCCCTGTGCTGACCGGTGTTTTCTTCGGCATCCCAGCCTTGCTCAGCATGCCCTTCTTTCTGAGCGGAGGACTCAAGATCGTTTATGATCTATTACTCTGGCGCGAATTCCGCATGGTCAAGCCGCCGGAAGAGAATTGA